ATAATATTCTATCAGCCTTTTGACTATGTCATCGTATGTCTCGTTCTTTTTGCCTAACTCTTCAAGCATCTTTTTGGTTTGTTGTTTCAGTTTAATAGTCGTTGTACCCTTAGTGGACATCGGATAATATACTCCGTATACTTGGTATATAAACCTTATTCACATCAAAGATCGTACTAGTATACGCAAACCTATCTTACCCCTCTCTTAGCTTTTGTATACCTAAACCAACGCAGGATGTAGAGATTGCTGAAGAGTATGCTAAGCGGCTGTCTTTCTTATGAGTATCCTACCTGATGGCAGCACCGTCTGAACATCCCATCCTTCAGCAAGGTAGTGCTCAAGCTCATCTTCGCTAATAATCTTCTTCGGGTCGCTGTCTACTGATCTTAGCTTCTTTATCTCGTTTTGGATTGCTTCTATTTCCTCTTCAGATGTAGGATCTCTTCCAAGCTTTTTCTGTTTTTCAACTCTGACCTTCATCGGGTCTATCCCGAACGATACGGCTAACCTCCTCAGGACTTCGAGTACCGTGCTCTTTTTGAGCTCTTCGATATCCTCCGCCCGTGATAGGGTTAAGTAGGGTTCGGCCTTCCGCCACTCTTCAACGAGTTGAGGTTCGGTTGGTCTGAAGTAGTTTACATCAAGACCTGTAACTTGTCCCATCCAAAGGCTTATCACGGTCCTTGAGACACCAGCTCTCTCGAGCTGCGTCCTATAGAACTTCCTGAGGGAGTGTAGGTGGAGCTGATACCCTAAGCCGCTGCTATCTCGCATATCAAGCCCGACCTTTTTCAGCGCTACGTACCAATATTGCTGAGCGTGTGTCTTCCGAAGCGGTTTTGAAGCGTCCCCACGTCTGGGCCAGAGCCAGGCTGTTGGAGGCTCAACCATAAGCCTACTCCCAAGGTAAGCCTTTAAGGTCTCGACACACTCTTTTGTTAAGTAAACCCTTCTTAGGACCCCGCTTTTGGCGGTTCTAACATCAACATAAGGAGGATCGTCATCTAGCTGCAGATCTCCAAGCCTCAGCTGTAAGCATTCACCAATCCTCATGCCGGTTGACGCAAGCATAAGGAACAGAGCCCTATTCCTCGCCCCAACAACGGCAAGTATCCTTCTAAGTTCATCAACCGTCGGAGCCCTATCTATCTTAACGATTCGGTTAACTGGTAGAGGGACCCTGTATCTGATAAGCTCAGACTTTACATCCGCTCCAGCCATCCTCAACATTCTTAGAAGCAGCGAAAGGTAAAATCGAACGCTCTTAGGCGCTAAACCTTCTTCCTGAAGTGAACGCACAAACCTACGCAAAAGATCGTACACATCGATCCTCCCGCTTATAATACCAGCGAACGTTTCGTCAGCTTTAACACCGCTCACAGATTCCAAAACTCGCAACGCTTTCCTAACAGCGTAACTCCTCCTCTCCCCACTCGATGAGACAACTTCGATTATTGAACCTAAATCCATATAACCGTCCACCACCTTAGCCATCATCGGCTCATAGGGTACAATCCACGACCTAATAAGCTTAGCTGAGCACCGGCGGGCCCGTAGCTCAGCATGGACAGAGCATCGGCCCTCTATTCGCCGAAGAGAGGTCAGCCGGGGGTCGCGAGTTCAAATCTCGCCGGGCCCGCCACTCTTATGTGCATCTGTTTAGGGTTTGTAGATTATTATGCCTGTGTTATCTAATGTGTGTAGCCCGACTTTTTCAGCCTCCTTTTTGAAGTCTTTCGATGCGAGCTTCTTTAGGAATAGTTTGAGTAGGGGCTTTCTGAGCCTCCTTTCCTCTACAACGAAGTCGAAGTGTTCTTGCGTTACAGGTATGAAGTCCAAGCCATATTTTTGAGCGGCATACTTTACTCCGAAGCCCGCATCAGCCTTCCCTTCTGCTACAGCCTTAGCGACTTCAGCGTGCGTATGGACTTCAACCGAATACCCCTTTATCCTCTTCACCACTTCATTGAACTTCAGCCCCCTCTTCTCAACAGCTTTCCTCAGAAGCATGTCTTGAAGAGCCCTTGTACCGGAGCCAAGCGTTCGGTTTACCATCCTCACATCTCGCCTCAGCAGATCCTGAATATCTTGGATATTCTTGGGATTACCTTTGGCTACTATGAGCCCGATCTCCCTAAGGTAGCCTCTTATTAGGGCGGCTCTGTCCGCTATCCAATATCTGCGCAGGAAGGGCGTGTTGTATTCCCCACTTTCTTCATCAAGCAGATGTATACCAGCAACATCAGCTTCGCCAAGCATTATCGCACTCAACCCACCCGAAGAGCCTACTCTTACGATCTCATATGTGAAACTCCTCTCCCTCCTCATCAACCCAACCAAAATTTCCAAGCCTACGCAATCACTTCCGATGATCGTAAACTCCGGTAGCTCTAAGGTTCTGCGGATAACTCCTTTACGCTCTGCTTCGGCTGGAGCACCCTCTACGCTCCCTCTGACCTTCTTCTCTAACTCATAGTATTCGTTTAAGAGGTTTAAACCCGCCCCGGTTAGACGGGCTCCGCCGCCGAATTCACCGCCTTTTCTAGCCTCCACAATTGGTTCGCCAAGAACCCTCTTCATATTATCAACAAGGTTCCAAGCGTGCGCATAAGATACACCAACAGCCTTCGACGCAGCCATAAACGAGCCTAGCTTCTGAATACCATCCAGTATCTTGGCTTCATAAGAACCTATCACGCGCTTACCATCCACCTCAAGCCACACTTCAAAGCGGGGAGTAAAGCGGCTCATCACCTTATTGAGGCACGATATACTTATAAGTATATTGCAGCCGATATATCCAGACAGATATAACGTTGCAAAACAAAATTTGGGTAATGGTAGTAGCGGCTATTTTGACTGCATCCATAGTTTTCTCCACCACAAACCCAACTTCAACAACCCGTTCAAGACTTGTTATAGCGACAACAACAAGTACAGTAGATAGTGGTCTTCTAGATTATCTTAAGCCATATTTTGATAAGCGGTTTGATGCAGATATGACTTGGCTCTATCTAGGCACAGGCCAAGCAATAGCTGTAGCATCAAGAGGGGATGCTGACATACTCCTCGTGCACGACAGAGAGAAGGAGGACGCGTTTTTAGCTTCTGGAAACGGTACCCACCGCGCCACAGTAATGTATAACGATTTTGTGATCATCGGACCTGCGAACGATCCAGCCAACATAAGAGGAGCTGGCGGGGCTGTAGAAGCCTTCAAGAGGATAGCGGAAGCTGGTGGATCAGGTAAGACGCTCTTTGTCTCAAGGGGAGATAACTCTGGCACCCACGCCCTAGAGATGAAGATCTGGTCTGCAGCAGGCCTAGACCCCAGAGAAAGAGGGTGGTATATGGAGGCTGGACAAGGAATGAGTTCAACCATACGCATAAGCAGCGAGAAGCAAGCCTACACGCTCAGCGACCGGGGCACTTGGGTTAAGCTGAAGAGCGCTTTAGGCGAGGCGCTTAGACTTCAGATACTTTTCGAGGGCGATAAGATGCTACTCAACCCCTATGGGCTAATCCTTCTGAACCCGGTGAAGTATCCGAAGATTAACTCGGAGCTCGCTGAAAAGTTCTTCCTATTTATGGTGTCGAAAGAGGGGCAGAGGCTGATTGAGAGCTATAGGGTTGCGGGTGAGCAGATCTTCTTCCCAGCCTTCGGTAAAGCAGAAGATATCGGGCTACCGTCAGAGGAGGAAGAGGTTCGCTACTGGATCAAGAGGCTTTTTGAGAACGGTCTGGAGCCACCACCGTGGGTAAAGCAGAGGTAGAAAAGAAAGGAGGTGCCAACCATTTGGCTGGTTGGGAAGAGGTCTTCTACGGGCTGGTGAAGGCGGTTGAACTCATATTCTCAGGCGACCCAGATGTAGTCCAAATAACAATACTTTCCCTAAGGGTCTCAGGTCTAGCGACACTGATGGGTGGGGCGCTCGGAATACCACTAGGCGCTTTAGTCGCGCTCAGAACCTTTAGGGGTAAGACACTTGTCGTAAGCGTGATAAACACGCTTATGGGGCTGCCGCCTGTCCTGGTTGGGCTCGTCTACTATATCCTACTTTCAAGCACAGGCCCCCTAGGTTTCCTAAGGCTACTCTACACACCCGAAGCCATGATTCTTGCTCAACTAACGATGGTCCTACCGATAGCTGCTGGTGTAACGATATCTTCGGTCTCAACCATAGACCCCAAGCTAAGGGAGGTAGCGGTATCACTTGGAGCAAATCCGCTACAGGAAACGGCGATACTCCTGTGGGAGGCTAGGGTAGGTCTGCTCACAGCCCTTGTGGTTGGTTTTGGTGCCGCTATCTCCGAGGTAGGTGCGATCATGATAGTGGGTGGAAATCTGCTCGGCTACACAAGAGCCTTAACCACGGCGATAGTCCTCTTAACGAACCAAGGTGAATTTGTGGAGGCTATAGCGCTTGGGATAATACTCTTAACCCTAGCGTTCTTGGTCAACGCCATCCTAACCCTCCTTCAAATGAGGAGCAGATCAAGCCTATTCGCACAGATATACACCAGAGAACCTCGGCTCAAATGGTGAAGTAAGTTGAGTCTTTTGGAGGTGGTGAACGTCTATAAACTCTTTGGTGGTCGACAGGTATTGAAAAATATCTGCTTGGATGTTAGGAGGGGCGAGATACTTTCGATTATAGGGCCGAGCGGCGCAGGTAAGACTACACTACTCAAACTGATGAATCTGCTTCTCCACCCAGATAGGGGTAAGATCTTCTTCGACGGCGTTGATACGGATGTTGATGAGAAGCGGAGGAGGCTCTTA
This genomic stretch from Nitrososphaerota archaeon harbors:
- a CDS encoding LysR family transcriptional regulator — encoded protein: MSRFTPRFEVWLEVDGKRVIGSYEAKILDGIQKLGSFMAASKAVGVSYAHAWNLVDNMKRVLGEPIVEARKGGEFGGGARLTGAGLNLLNEYYELEKKVRGSVEGAPAEAERKGVIRRTLELPEFTIIGSDCVGLEILVGLMRRERSFTYEIVRVGSSGGLSAIMLGEADVAGIHLLDEESGEYNTPFLRRYWIADRAALIRGYLREIGLIVAKGNPKNIQDIQDLLRRDVRMVNRTLGSGTRALQDMLLRKAVEKRGLKFNEVVKRIKGYSVEVHTHAEVAKAVAEGKADAGFGVKYAAQKYGLDFIPVTQEHFDFVVEERRLRKPLLKLFLKKLASKDFKKEAEKVGLHTLDNTGIIIYKP
- a CDS encoding ABC transporter permease subunit, with amino-acid sequence MAGWEEVFYGLVKAVELIFSGDPDVVQITILSLRVSGLATLMGGALGIPLGALVALRTFRGKTLVVSVINTLMGLPPVLVGLVYYILLSSTGPLGFLRLLYTPEAMILAQLTMVLPIAAGVTISSVSTIDPKLREVAVSLGANPLQETAILLWEARVGLLTALVVGFGAAISEVGAIMIVGGNLLGYTRALTTAIVLLTNQGEFVEAIALGIILLTLAFLVNAILTLLQMRSRSSLFAQIYTREPRLKW
- a CDS encoding tyrosine-type recombinase/integrase → MAKVVDGYMDLGSIIEVVSSSGERRSYAVRKALRVLESVSGVKADETFAGIISGRIDVYDLLRRFVRSLQEEGLAPKSVRFYLSLLLRMLRMAGADVKSELIRYRVPLPVNRIVKIDRAPTVDELRRILAVVGARNRALFLMLASTGMRIGECLQLRLGDLQLDDDPPYVDVRTAKSGVLRRVYLTKECVETLKAYLGSRLMVEPPTAWLWPRRGDASKPLRKTHAQQYWYVALKKVGLDMRDSSGLGYQLHLHSLRKFYRTQLERAGVSRTVISLWMGQVTGLDVNYFRPTEPQLVEEWRKAEPYLTLSRAEDIEELKKSTVLEVLRRLAVSFGIDPMKVRVEKQKKLGRDPTSEEEIEAIQNEIKKLRSVDSDPKKIISEDELEHYLAEGWDVQTVLPSGRILIRKTAA
- a CDS encoding tungsten ABC transporter substrate-binding protein, producing MQNKIWVMVVAAILTASIVFSTTNPTSTTRSRLVIATTTSTVDSGLLDYLKPYFDKRFDADMTWLYLGTGQAIAVASRGDADILLVHDREKEDAFLASGNGTHRATVMYNDFVIIGPANDPANIRGAGGAVEAFKRIAEAGGSGKTLFVSRGDNSGTHALEMKIWSAAGLDPRERGWYMEAGQGMSSTIRISSEKQAYTLSDRGTWVKLKSALGEALRLQILFEGDKMLLNPYGLILLNPVKYPKINSELAEKFFLFMVSKEGQRLIESYRVAGEQIFFPAFGKAEDIGLPSEEEEVRYWIKRLFENGLEPPPWVKQR